The window AGTTGCTGGTTTTAAAGTACGTGCTGGTTATCCAGTCGGTGTTAAAGTAACACTTCGTAAAGAGAACATGTATGCGTTTTTGGACAAGCTTATTTCTGTAGCACTTCCTAGAGTAAAAGATTTTAGAGGTCTTCCAAGAGTAGGTTTTGACGGACGTGCAAACTATAACTTTGGTCTTAATGAACAATTGATGTTCCCTGAGGTTGAGTATGATAACATCATGAAAACTCACGGAATGAATATTACACTCGTAACAACTGCTAGCAATGATAAAGAAGCATTTAGACTTCTTGAACTCATTGGTTTGCCGTTCGCAAAAGGTAAATAAGATGGCTAAAAAATCGATGATTGCAAAGGCTGCTAGAAAGCCTAAGTTTCAAGTAAGAGCATACACAAGATGTCAAATTTGTGGACGTCCACACTCTGTTTACAGAGATTTTGGTATCTGCAGAATTTGTCTTCGTAAAATGGCAAATGAGGGTCTTATTCCAGGCCTCAAAAAAGCAAGCTGGTAAGGAAATAGACTATGATTAATGATCTAGTAGCAGATTCTTTAACAAGAATCAGAAATGCATCAATGAGAAAACTTGATGTCACAAAGTTAATGCATTCAAAACTGGTTGAAGCGATTTTAGTTATTTTCCAAAACAAAGGTTATATCGAAAGTTTTAACGTTGTTGAAGAAGGTCCTAAGAAATTTATCAATGTTGTTTTGAAGTATGATGCAAGAGGCAGCCAAGTTATTAATGAAGTGAAAAAAATCTCAAAACCTGGACGTAGAGTCTATAAAGGTCGCGATGAAATTAAACGCTTCAAAAATGGTTATGGTACTATCGTTGTTAGTACATCAAAAGGTGTTCTCAGTAATGATGACGCTCACAAAGCAGGTCTTGGTGGCGAAGTTATCTGTAGTATTTGGTAATTAGCTGTTCTTTTATGGTATTCGATATCCATTCTAAGATTTTAAGCTTATCGTAGACAAGTAAAAGGAAATAAAATGTCTCGTATTGGTAAAAAGCCTGTTAAAATACCTGCTGGCGTTGAAGTGTCAGTAAACGGTGATTTAGTAGAGTTTAAAAAAGGTAGTGTTCAAAAAGTATTGGACACTAAGGGAAATGTTGACGTAAACGTTCAAGATGGAGAGCTTGTATTTATTTCAAAAGGTGCTGATCGTCAGAGCAGCGCTTTTTGGGGAACATACCGTGCACTTGGTCAAAATATTATCACTGGTTTAACTGAAGGTTTTAAAAAACAACTTGAAATTAACGGTGTTGGTTACAGAGCTGCGGTTAATGGTAATGTTCTTGAACTTCAACTCGGATTTTCTCACCCTATCAATTATGAATTTCCAAAAGATATTCAAATTGTTGTTGAAAAAAACGTGGTAACTATTCAAGG is drawn from Sulfurospirillum arsenophilum NBRC 109478 and contains these coding sequences:
- the rplE gene encoding 50S ribosomal protein L5, producing the protein MNRLQEKFNAEVKPALVKEFNIANPMLSPKIEKIVISVGAGEEGKDTKLLQNIVDTISLIAGQKAVVANAKKSVAGFKVRAGYPVGVKVTLRKENMYAFLDKLISVALPRVKDFRGLPRVGFDGRANYNFGLNEQLMFPEVEYDNIMKTHGMNITLVTTASNDKEAFRLLELIGLPFAKGK
- a CDS encoding type Z 30S ribosomal protein S14 codes for the protein MAKKSMIAKAARKPKFQVRAYTRCQICGRPHSVYRDFGICRICLRKMANEGLIPGLKKASW
- the rpsH gene encoding 30S ribosomal protein S8 is translated as MINDLVADSLTRIRNASMRKLDVTKLMHSKLVEAILVIFQNKGYIESFNVVEEGPKKFINVVLKYDARGSQVINEVKKISKPGRRVYKGRDEIKRFKNGYGTIVVSTSKGVLSNDDAHKAGLGGEVICSIW
- the rplF gene encoding 50S ribosomal protein L6 codes for the protein MSRIGKKPVKIPAGVEVSVNGDLVEFKKGSVQKVLDTKGNVDVNVQDGELVFISKGADRQSSAFWGTYRALGQNIITGLTEGFKKQLEINGVGYRAAVNGNVLELQLGFSHPINYEFPKDIQIVVEKNVVTIQGDDKQVVGQIAAEIRSFRAPEPYKGKGVKYSDETIIRKAGKTSKK